One Anaerolineales bacterium genomic window, TATCAGCCAGCGTACCCATCTGGACGATACCACCCGCTACATTACGCCCAATAAAGGCCCCGCCCGACTGCCATTCGGCTTCAATCTCTCGCCATTGCTCTGCCATTGTAAAATCCTTCTTTGAAGATGAAACAAGTATAGCATGACCGCTATCAATTGTCAGGTATAATTTTGCGTGATGTTCAGCCAAGCAACCCAAAACGTATCGAATTATTCTATCGCCACCCCGGTGTACGAAGGTCCTCTGGACCTGCTGCTGCAATTAATTGAGCGGGCAGAGCTGGACATCACCAAGTTATCCCTGGCTCTGATCACCGACCAGTATCTGGATTACATTCACCAGCTCACCGACCTGGCAGCCGATGAAGTCTCAGCTTTCTTGGTGATCGCAGCCAAACTACTGCAGATAAAATCTGAAGCGCTGCTGCCGCGCCCTCCCCAGCGTGATCCTGGTGAAGAAGACCCAGGCGAAGCACTGGCCAGGCAGCTGATCATATACAAACGGTACCGGGAGATTGCCATGATCCTCGGGGAGCGGGAAGCCAAGGGGTTACACACATACCTGCGGGTGGCACCTCCACCGAAGATCGAAGGCAGTTATGACCTGACAGGCATCACCATTGAAGATGTCGCGGCAGCCGCCCAGGAGATCTTCACGAATTTGAGTTTCCCAGATGCCCTATATTCGGTCGTGCCCCCCGCCCGAGTGACCATTCGCGAAAAGATCAGCTTGATAACCGATTCGCTGCGCCATCAGAAAAGCGTATCCTTCAGGTCATTGGTTAACCACGAAAACTCGAGGCTGGAGATCGTCGTGACATTCCTCGCCATGCTCGAGCTGATTAAACGCCACCTGGTGCGCGTATCGCAGGATGGCTTGTTTGGCGATATCTCGCTGGAAGTCTCAGAAGCCTGGGATGACCTGGAGGAGATCGAGATCGAGTTCGGCGAATAAAAACAGTTCAAGACCCAGGAACGGCTATGGTTGGAGAATCCAGGATCAAGGATACCGGACAGTGGTCAGAACCCATGATATCGGTGTGGATGATCACATCCTTGATCGATGGGACCAGCGCCTGAGAGACCAGGAAATAATCCAAGCGCCATCCAGTATTGTTCCTG contains:
- a CDS encoding chromosome segregation protein ScpA, whose amino-acid sequence is MFSQATQNVSNYSIATPVYEGPLDLLLQLIERAELDITKLSLALITDQYLDYIHQLTDLAADEVSAFLVIAAKLLQIKSEALLPRPPQRDPGEEDPGEALARQLIIYKRYREIAMILGEREAKGLHTYLRVAPPPKIEGSYDLTGITIEDVAAAAQEIFTNLSFPDALYSVVPPARVTIREKISLITDSLRHQKSVSFRSLVNHENSRLEIVVTFLAMLELIKRHLVRVSQDGLFGDISLEVSEAWDDLEEIEIEFGE